Proteins from one Phocoena sinus isolate mPhoSin1 chromosome 8, mPhoSin1.pri, whole genome shotgun sequence genomic window:
- the LOC116758478 gene encoding LOW QUALITY PROTEIN: protein Tob1-like (The sequence of the model RefSeq protein was modified relative to this genomic sequence to represent the inferred CDS: deleted 1 base in 1 codon): MPTSDPASSASSSPSPPFGHSAAVSPTFMPRSTQPLTFTTATFAATNFGSTKMKNSGRSNKVARTSPINLGLNVNDLLKQKAISSSEHSRHGLGLGSQQKPRPQQQPSQPPPSPPPQQQRQQKTSALSPNAKEFIFPNMQGQGSSTSGMFPGDSPLNLSPLQYSNAFDVFVAYGGLHEKSFVDGLNFSLNNMQYSNQPFQPVMAN, encoded by the exons ATGCCCACAAGTGACCCAGCCTCATCAGCGTCCAGCTCTCCATCTCCTCCCTTTGGTCACTCTGCTGCTGTAAGCCCT ACCTTCATGCCCCGGTCCACTCAGCCTTTAACCTTTACCACTGCCACTTTTGCTGCCACCAATTTCGGCTCTACCAAAATGAAGAATAGTGGCCGAAGCAACAAGGTTGCACGTACTTCCCCTATCAACCTCGGCTTGAACGTGAATGACCTCCTGAAGCAGAAAGCCATCTCTTCCTCAGAGCACTCTCGGCATGGGCTTGGCCTGGGTAGCCAGCAGAAGCCACGGCCACAGCAACAGCCATCCCAGCCACCGCCTTCACCACCACCGCAGCAGCAGCGACAGCAGAAAACCTCCGCTCTTTCTCCTAACGCCaaggaatttatttttcctaatatgcAGGGTCAAGGTAGTAGTACCAGTGGAATGTTCCCAGGTGACAGCCCCCTTAACCTCAGTCCTCTCCAGTACAGTAATgcctttgatgtgtttgtggccTATGGAGGCCTCCACGAGAAGTCTTTTGTAGATGGCTTGAATTTTAGCTTAAATAACATGCAGTATTCCAACCAGCCATTCCAGCCTGTTATGgctaactaa